In Clostridium thermosuccinogenes, the genomic stretch GGTCTTTACATCGGTATATCCCAACTCCCGCAGACGGTTGGCAGCCTGGTAGTCCGGCGTGCCGAACAGCTCCTTGTCGGTATTTATGTCTCCGGACATGATTTCATCCAGCTCGCAGGTTTTATGAGCATTCTCTTCCAGTGAAAGAACATCGACAAAGTGCTGGGAGAATTTTTTCTGGTCGTCATGATTCATAGCCAGCATGCGCAAAGGGTTATCCAGACATACGATTCTGGCATAATCCCCGACGGTCCTGTCTACAGCACGCGTACCAAGCCCGAAGACCAGACGGAGCATTCCTGCTTTCATATCCACGCTCTTATCCCACACATAGAGGTTTGAGGAATTTCCAACGCCTGCAGCATGGGGGAAAAATTTATCCTTATGATAATCCCCGGATACACGCTGTACCAATATTGCCATCTGTTCATCCCTGTCGGAAAGTCCTCTGTTGACCCTGTAAGCCAGAGCATCCTCATTCATGGTGCTGGCATAAACGGTGCGCACTGCCTGTTCAAAAGCTTTATACCTTTCCTCGGGAGTTCCCTGATTTACGCAAAACACACTCTCATATTTGCCGGCAAAGGCATTTCCAAAATTGTCTTCCAGCAACGAACTGGAGCGCACGATAATCGGAGACTGGCCAAAATACTCCAGCATCTGCATAAACTGCTCCTGAATGCTCTCCGGAAACTTTCCGTGCAAAATCCCTTCTTTTAGCAAAGGAGCAAATTCGAAATATCCATCCTTCGTCTTCTGCTTCATGCGGAGCTTCCACAGATTGTTTTGAACAATATATGTATAAAAAACATCCGAACCTATATAGTATGAATCATGGGGCTCCAAAAAGGGAATGAATCGGTCTTTTCCCTCTGTTTCCAGTATCTTTCTGGCAACGAGCATACCTATGCTTTTTCCCCCGATAAATCCTGTTCCTATCTCCCTGGATGCTATTGCCAGGATGTCCCTCAATGTGAAAAAACGATCGCAAAGCTCGAATATCCTTGATTCGTCACCTATAATCATGGACATCAGGAACCTTTTGGTTTCTTCCTGCTGTTTTGGTTCCTGCTTCAATACATCCTTTGCTTTATTAAAAATGACATTCCAGTAATCCAGACGCTCTTCACTGCGGTTAATGGCGGAAAACAATTCAGCTGCTTCGGCGCTGGAGGTAATGCATATGGCTTCCTGACCTTTAACCAAATGGGGCAGGAACATGGTAGGAGAATAACGCTTCCAGACCTTAAGGGGGTGAATATACATATTATCCTTCACCTGATATAAATCTATTAAAACCTGGGTGGTCTCACGAATGCCTGCAATGGTGCTGTATGTATGAGCATTTCGCATTATGGCAAAATATGCGATGGTATCCAACTCATATAGAAAAGGGCATATAACCTTGAAGAAGTTTCCGATCATCAGATCGGAATGCCAGTATTCCAGCAGATCTGTCAGACAGTCAAAGACATAAAACGCTTTTCTTCCTTCCTGCTCCACCAGGCTGTGAACAGTGGTGGCAAAGCTTTCAAAGCCCTTTTTCGCATCAGCTTTGAATATTTTGATTTCAGGGTCTTCCTTTATCACCGGTTCATGATTTGCGAAACGAACATAGATCAGCTTTCTTCCATCCAGCTTTGCCTGTTCAACATAGGGACCCACCATCCTTTTATAGCTGGCTATTGAGTCCACCTGCCATACCACGTTATCCCCCAACCTTAGCCGGTCAATAGCCTGATCAATACCTTTAAGGCCTGTGCTAACCTTTTCGTAAATTTCCATTATTTAACTCCCCAAGAAAAAAGTAATTTCTTTATATTATATACGGATAAAGCAGCTTGTAAACAGCAGTTTTGGAAAACTATCATCTGCTTTATGCTAAAGAAACAGTTACCACGAATCATGCTAAAGATGGAAGCAATCGTATATGATTTCAGTATACCAAAAATGATGTCGTTAAAAATACTCGTTCATAAGCCTTGTACCGTAAGATTTACATAAATGCACAATTGGTCCTCAGCTTCATACAATGGCAGTGAATCAAAATAATATATTGGAGGTATTCAAATGACATACAGAGAACTGCTGGAGATAACAAAAAATCATCCGAACCCTTTCTGGAAAAAAAACAGACACGAGAGAGAATTTGAGCAAAAGTACAGGGCATGGCTGGAATTGCAGAACCAGTCCCAGGATTCCGACGACTCCCACAATTCGGAGGATAAAGAAGACTGGACTTGAAAGCAGTGTACTTAAGGCATGGGACAACCTGGAGAATAAAAAGACATGCCTGCCAAAAGCATTAAAATAAGGCTGTTATACGGAAAATCCCGAGATGATGCCCCTATAGGTATCAGCTCGGAATTTTCTTTTTTCGAAAGGTTATTCCCATCGCATATTTTTCCGATAGATATGTAAAGCCAAAAAACACCAGTATCCATATCCCCTTTCTCCAATGGTGTCTTTTAAAGCTTGTTGCAGCTTCTAAACATTAATGCCGTTTTCTTTAAAATATACAGCATACTTCCGGTCTGAGAACAAAATATGACTGCTTATCCATTCGGACAAAAAATCTACGATTTCCAAGGTTGCCTGTTTCTGATCCGCATCAATGTCCTTTGAGGAAATGCTCTTTATCTTCCGGACATAGAATTCATGCTCATGCTTCTGCTTATCCAATTCACCATAATTATATTTCTCCAAGAGATTTTCTTCAAAGGTAAAATGGTATTCAGTATAATCCAAAAGCTCGACTATCAACTGTGTAATTTCATCATAGTGATCATAGGAGTCATTTAAAACCGCAAGATCATAGACCCTTGCCCCAATATCAAACAATCTTCTGTGCTGCTTGTCTATTTCCTCAATGTCAAGTTTGTAGCGGTCCTTCCATTCAAAGGCCATATCCTTTTCCTCCCCGTTTTATATTATTTGATGCCCTTTGCGTTGAAAAATTCCTTGTATCCCATATCCGTTTTTAAAATATGCCCTGCTATCCAGTCGGATACGAAGTTTATAAGGTTTAGCAGTGTCTCTTCCTGGTTTGCATCAATGTCCTCATTTTTCATTCTTTCAAGCTTTTTTACCAGAAACATGTGCTCAATTTTATGCTGGTCCAGTCCTTCAAAACCATACTTTTCCATGAGCATTTCCTCATACCTGAAATGCTTTAGGGTATATTCCTTCAATTCCTCTAAAACGACCATAATTTCATCATAATGGTCATAACCATCCTTTGCCAGTACCAGATCCGAAATCTTACCCCCAATTTCAAACAACTTCTTATGTTGCTTGTCAATCTCAGCAATATTCACGCCGTAAGAGTCTTTCCACTCAAAATACATAATATACCTCCTATCTTGCAATATTTCTTTACATAAAGTACTATATACTATTATACCTTAGCTTCTGGCACTTCTAAAGTAGTTTGATTATTTCATTTTCGGGCAGGGGTTTGCTGAATATGTATCCTTGAATTTTGTCGCATTGGTTTTTAACCAGGTATTGCAGCTGTTCCTTTGTTTCCACGCCTTCAGCTACCACACACATACCCAGTTTTCTACCCAAGGCAATAATTTGTCCTATCAGCACCTTGCTTTCATCATCGGTAGGAATATCAACTATGAAAGATTTATCAATTTTTAATGTAGTAATCGGCAGCTGACTTAAATAGCTAAGGGAAGAATAGCCTTTGCCAAAATCATCCAGAGCAATTCCCACTCCCAGCTCCTTTAATTCGCATAGCTTTGGTCTTATCCTTTCAAAAGACTCCATCAACATGGTTTCCGTAATCTCCAGTTCCAGGTGTTCCGGCTTTAAATCACAGGTTTCCAGTACATCTCTGACTATATTTACAAAATCCGACTGGAGCAATTGCTGTATTGAAATGTTAACGGATATGCTCAGATTTTCAAATCCTTTCTGGTGCAGGCTTTTTAAAAACTCACAGGATGTTCTCAGCACCCATGTTCCCAAAGGTATAATAAGGCGTGTATCCTCAGCTATACCGATGAACTTCATAGGTGATAGGAGACCTAGTTCAGGGCTTTTCCACCTTAATAAAGCTTCAAGTCCGATAATCTTTTTAATTTTCAAATCCAGTTGAGGTTGATAGTACAATTCAAATTCGCTTTTTGCCAATGCCGATCGCAAATGCTTTTCTATGATAATCCTCTCGTTCAAGGCCTTGTCCATGCACTTGTCATACATAACATAGCCATTTTTCCCCTGGCTTTTGCTCCTGTACATGGCAATGTCCGCACATTTCAATAATTCAATTATGCTCTCCCCATGCTCAGGGTAGATGGCAATTCCAATGCTTAAAGTTGTGCTCATCAAAATGCCGTCTACCTCCAACCCATCCACAAAGCCATTTAATATATACTCTGCAAAGGATACCGCATCATCATTGCTCTTAATATCCTTCAGGATGATGACAAATTCATCCCCTCCGATTCGGTAAATGGAGCATTCCTCATTTAAAAGAGAGGACAGCTTTTCACCCACTTTGGCTATGAACTTATCCCCAAAAGCATGTCCCATGGTATCGTTGACATATTTGAAGTTGTCCATATCAACAAAAAAAATCGCTGCTTTGTTCTTTTTGGGACATAAACTATTGATGCTGGCATTTTCCAAAAGGGATAGCTTGTTGGGTAGTCCGGTCAGCGTATCATTATATGCGAGATAATGCATCTTTTTCTCATTTTCAATAAGCTGATCATATTGCTGTTTCAATTCTTCTTCGGAAGCTGCAATTTCCTCATATAAGGACTCCAATTCCTCGTGGGCGGCCGTCAGCTCCTCATAACTTCTCATGAGCTCTTCTTCGGATTTTTTGATGCGTTTAAGCAAACGATAGACCAGCAAAAACAGAACGACGGAGGAAACTATCACATATGCCCAACCTTTCATAATGCTGACATAGGCAAAAATTTCCTTGTCCTGTATAATATCTGAGATAATTTTGTCAGAAAAGGCAATCCACAGGAAGCCCAAAAACGTGCATAGAATAGATAATCTTGCCGATAAATATAAAGGACTAAAATCATTAACTGCCTTTTCTTCCTTTTTGAATAGAAGGCTGAATCTTGTGCCTTTACTGTTTTTAGTTTTACTGACCGCCACAGCCAGTGTTTTTAGAAGCTTAATAGGTGACAATGCGCTACCCTCCAAGACTTCAAAGTTCGTAAATATCACAAGAGCATTAGTTTCATATATCATTTTACTCCTTGCATAGCTATATTTCTACCCAAACAATTTATGATTAAACATATTTTTGCATTAACATACAATACATGTATACAAATACTATTTTATCATAAAAAAAAGCTCAAATAAACCTGAAACTTAACAGATTTATCCAAGCTTTTAAATAATCATATTATGCCACTGCCATCTTTAGGGCAAAACGATTGTTCTGCCTTTATCCCGTGGTATACACGGAAGATTTCTCTGTATGCAACAACATCCATCGTTGTTTCTCTTTATTCTATCCCTTATCAACTTTTCATTCCAGTACATAATGCATAAAAATTAATCCGTCCTGTCTCTGCAAATTATGTGTCATTACATGACAATTTCCGACAGTTCTTTCTTATAATACATTAAAATTCTACAGGATTAAATTTTCTTTAGGCGATGGTTTCCCCAGGTAATATCCCTGGCCATAGGATATGCCCAAAAGTTCAGCGGCATTCAGGTCAGCTTCTGTTTCCACACCTTCTATTATCAATTTCGTTGAATCTACAAGCAGATCAACTAAAAATCTTACAATTCTTTGTTTCCTGGGATTTACGGCGAGATTGCTGGCAAAATATCGATCCAGCTTTATATAGTCAGGTTCTAACTCTATCCACTGTTGAAAAAAAGAATATCCTGCTCCCATATCATCCACTGCAATTTTAACACCTCTCGCCCGAAGTCCCCTCGTCACCTTCTTAAGCTCCTTCCAGTTTTCAACCGGCTCATTTTCCAGAAGCTCCAGCACCACAGGCATATCCTCGGGTATATTGGTATCCCACCAATATAAAAAATTGCCTTTTAAAAGCGTGGAAGGAAATATGTTAATAAATATGAGGTTTGATTCATTTCTAAAGTTATTTAATGCAGTCTTGATAGACATAAGATCCAGTGTGCTCTGACAGCCTTTTTCCTCGGCTTCTTTGAATATCTGGTTAGGGGAAATGTGTAATTTCGAAGCGTCTCTAAGCAATGCCTCATACCCTATAATGCTTAAATTCTTCAAGCAGTATATGGGTTGAAACCAATGCGTTATAGAATAGTTGAACTTGCTGTCATCAATACTGATTTTCCGCAACTTAATCTCCTCCACTAACACTGACATAAGTAGCGATTGAGCTGCCTATGTTATAACTTCATGGAAAGAGATTAAGGGGTCAGGCGCATTTAGAGTGATCTTAAATTGCCCGATCCTTTCCCTGCTTTCAATACCTATAACTTCACTGGCAACCCAACCGTCATGGCATTCTCATGCTTTAGACTTGTGGCTTTGCGTCCTCACCTTTCGATGAGTTTGCCTTTTTCAATGCAAGCTAATTAATGTAAGAATAACCTTTTCCATACAGTAAAATTATTCCTACCAAGTAATAATTTTATCACAACTTTGTCATTTTTCAATATATTATCAAATGTTTTGTAATCTATTATATTGTTTTGTAATCTAATGTAATATTTTGTATCCTGTGTTTATGCTTATTGACATCCTTATACAGCATACTTATTCATGCACACACAAAGAAATCCTGCTTTATATCAAAGCAGGAATCAGCAACCTTTAATGTAAATTCATATTTTGTCATTTGGTTTTTTCACATTTGTATCTTTAAAATTCCCTGTTCTTATAAAATTTCACCGACAATCCGTAGGACAAGGCTATGAAAGCCAATAATGCAACGGCCTTCAGCAGCAGTATGACCACATCTCCTTGGGACCATATAAATTTTGTTATGGCTCCGTCTAATGCGACCCTTTCCCACTCCTGAAAAACTTTCATGATGTATGAAACACCAAAGAATAAGCAAAAGAACAGCAAGAATCCGACTATCCTGGATTTCGCAAACCCGAATTTGAAAAATACGGGCAGGTTCAAGCCTGTCATGATGCTGATCGCAACCATTCCAACCATAAAGCTGTCCAGTGTCATTGGATAAACTTTGATGGGCGCTCCTGAAAGCAATAAAAGATTAGAAAATATAACATAGCCCACGGTAGCCATCAAAAAGAAAACATATACAGCGAGATATTTTGCGGCTACAACCTGGCTCCTTTTTATGGGCAGGCTGTTTATCATTATATCTGTCTTGTTCTTTTCATCATAAGCACAGGATGTCGTCAATAGAATATATACCACCCCTGTGGCCGCTGCGGAAAAAACAACCGATTCCATATTCTGAAAGGCAAAAATCAAAGCAAGAAGATAAAGAAGGCTAAAAGCCACATATCTTTTTTGTATCAGCAGGTCTTTCACGATCAAACTATACAGCATTCTGTTCCCTCCTTGTATGATAAAGCATTATCTCCTCCAGGGTAGGTTTTTCTATAAGGATTTTGTCGCCATACTTTCTTTTTATCTGATTTTTGTCTTTGGTCAAGGCTTCAAATCCAAATCGGTTCTGTCTTACCCCTACGAAATCACGAGATGCATCTTTCCCCAGAATCTCTTTTCCGCCTTTAACCATACCGTAATTGCTCAAAATATCGTCCTTGGACTCACTGAAAAGGATTTCTCCATTGTGGATCAAGGTTACATAATCTGCGATCTTGTCCAGGTCCGATGTGATATGGGTTGAGAAAAACACCGCTTTGTTTTCATCCTGTATCACCTCGGACAAAGTTTCCAAAAGCTCGCTTCTTACCAGTGGGTCCAATCCCGAGGTCGGCTCATCCATGATGAGCAGGTCGGCATTGTGGGATAACGCTATCGTCAGAGATAGCTTCATCTTCATACCTTTTGATAACTCCTTGATTTTCTTTTTCTCCGGCAGCTCAAACTTCTTGATGTACTTCTTATATGCTTTTTCATCCCATGTTTTGTAAAAAGGCTCAATAATCCACTTCATCTCCGAAATCGTCAGCTCTTCATAGAAATAGTTTTCATCATAAACGAAACCAATCCTGTTCTTTATCTCATGCTCAAATTTAACATTATCCTTCCCGAAGACCTTGATTTCTCCCCCGTCCTTCTTCAACAGGTTCATAATAAGCTTGATGGTAGTGCTTTTTCCCGCACCGTTAGGGCCTATAAAGCCCATTATATATCCTTTTTCCAGCACCAGGTCAATACCCTTGATGCTAAAGTCCCCATAACTCTTGCGCAGTCCTTTTATTTCCAAAATCGGTTCCATCTTATCCCTCCTCATATAATATCTTAAGCATTTCCGACAGTTCTTCCATTGATATTCCGACGGTCCGCGCAGCCTGAACCGCTTCCGCCAGCTTCTCTTCAATTATCCGTATCCTGGCCTCTTTTAGCAGATCCTTGTTTTGAGCTGAAACAAAAGACCCCTTTCCAGGAACACTCACAATGTAGCCTTCCCTCTCCAGCTCTTCATAAGCTCTTTTGGTGGTAATCACGCTTATTTGCAGTTCCTTTGCAAGGTTCCTTATGGAAGGAAGCATCTCTGCTTCTGCCAGTTCTCCGTTTATGATAAGGTTTTTTATTTGCTCCACAATCTGATCATAAATGGGCTTATCCGAAGAGTTTGATATGATAATTTTCAACCATTCACCGCCCTTCAACAAATATACTGTATATATAGTATATATACAGTATATTTTATATTTACAGTCATGTCAATATGCATAAATAGAAAATTTTCACTTTTTGAAAGGTAGTGAATTATCTAAATAAAAAAGCTCATATTGTTCTTTTCATATTCTCAAGGCTCGAGCAATATCTTACTCCTGTATGCTGCTTGTAATAATCTTGTTTATCCCGTTTTTATATCAGCTCAGTATAAATCACATTAATCTGAAAAATATTTTCTGAAACATTTCTGACAGGCCTGTTGTTAATTCCGCATGAAAAAATCCGCATTGCGGTTTCTGTAATTCTGGGGAGAAACACCGTTTTTCTTTTTAAACAGATAGGAAAAATACGACATATTATTAAATCCCACTTTATAGCATATGTCAGCAACCGATTCACTGGAATTCAGAAGGAGAGCTTCTGCTTCCTGAAGCCTTAAGTTGTTGATATATTCGGTAGGCGTTTCGTGATAATACCTTTTAAACTGCCGGGTGAGATGCTCCTGGCTTTTTCCGCTCAACCGCACAAAAGCAGCAAGCCCCTGGGTGAAATTTTCCGGCTTGCGCATATCCTTGCAGGCTTTCACAAGCCAGGGAGGAATCAAATCACTGACCGGCTTGAGTTCGCTAAACTCCAGCAAAAGAGTGGAAAGCAGGCTGTAAAGAAGCATACACCGGGATGAGTAAGGAAAAGACTCCCCGGGCAGAAAAAACAGATTTACTTTGCTGACAAGGGTATTCCATAAATGGTGATCCATGTTTTCCAACTGGTATACAACATTACTGTTCCGCTTAAAGTCCAGTCCAACAAGACTCAGCAGCTCTTCCAGAAAAGAAGCCGGAAAAGCGATATTTGTAATGATGGAGGATGAGGATTCATTTTCAATGGAATGCGAATCCCCCGCAAATATAAATGCCACAGATTGTGAAGTCAGCATATGCGCTTTCCCGTTCAAATGATGTATAACGCTTCCTTTCCTGACGAGGAAAAATTCACAAAAGTCCTTGTGGGAATGAAAATCAGTAGTGCTTTTCCTGAAAACGGTGTGGGCCGCATGCACCGGTGAGTCCGGAGTCCGGAACATATCGAAGGTATATGTCTTGGGTTTTTGATTATCGATCAAAGGCATAGCCTTCATCCTTTCGGTGATATCAAAATAGTTAAAACATATCATTATATCAGATTATTTTTTATCAATATAATTATATAATTAAAATGCACAAATAAACAGTCAAATTTGACAGGTGGAGCAAAATATTTTAGGACAGACAAAGCTAATGTTTTAACTCTTTTATATAAAATCCAGGTAAATCCTAAAGGACCGTACAGAAAACTCATATACTAAAACTCACAAATACTATTATCAAGGGGTGTTAAAGATGTATTTCAGCAAACAGGATGTGGAAATCATCAGGGAACTGGCCAAGGAAGTAGCAGAGATAGCTGCCCTTCCGGTACAGGAAGAAAAAAGAAAGCTTTGGAAAAAGCTAAATGGCCTTAAACCCGAAAGGCCTATGGTTATGATGGATCAACTGCCCTGGCATGAGATGGACACCGACGGGGAGTTGATAATCCGGTCGGAACATCCTTTTTCCCAGTGGCTGGAGGGCAATTTACGAAGGACGCTCTATCTTTGGAAGCATATGCCCGTAGATATGGTGGTGGAGCCTTATGTGGAAATTCAGAAAGTAATACACGGCACTGACTTTGGCATACAGGCTAAAGAGGAGACCACTTCCACCGACCCGAGAAATAGCGTGGTCAGCCACAAATTTATTGATCAACTGCAAACCGAAGATGATTTGCAAAAAATCAAATTTCCCAAGGTATGGTATGACAAGGAAGCCACAGAGAAAAACCTTGAGATGGCTCATGAACTATTGGACGGAATATTGGACGTGCGTTTGCAAGGCTGCCTGCCCAATATTCATTCATGGGATCAGATCAGCATGTGGAAAGGCGTGGAGAACTGCCTGTATGATCTGATAGACAGGCCTGAGTTCATTCATAAGCTTATGACAAGGCTTACCGATGCATACTTATCTTTACTCGATCAACTGGAGGAACAGGGTCTTTTAGGATATAACCAAACAACCATACATTGCACCGGCGCCTATACCGATGAGCTCCCCGCCCCCGGATTCGACCCTGAAAAGCCGAGAGCCAAAGACTTATG encodes the following:
- a CDS encoding PEP/pyruvate-binding domain-containing protein; the encoded protein is MEIYEKVSTGLKGIDQAIDRLRLGDNVVWQVDSIASYKRMVGPYVEQAKLDGRKLIYVRFANHEPVIKEDPEIKIFKADAKKGFESFATTVHSLVEQEGRKAFYVFDCLTDLLEYWHSDLMIGNFFKVICPFLYELDTIAYFAIMRNAHTYSTIAGIRETTQVLIDLYQVKDNMYIHPLKVWKRYSPTMFLPHLVKGQEAICITSSAEAAELFSAINRSEERLDYWNVIFNKAKDVLKQEPKQQEETKRFLMSMIIGDESRIFELCDRFFTLRDILAIASREIGTGFIGGKSIGMLVARKILETEGKDRFIPFLEPHDSYYIGSDVFYTYIVQNNLWKLRMKQKTKDGYFEFAPLLKEGILHGKFPESIQEQFMQMLEYFGQSPIIVRSSSLLEDNFGNAFAGKYESVFCVNQGTPEERYKAFEQAVRTVYASTMNEDALAYRVNRGLSDRDEQMAILVQRVSGDYHKDKFFPHAAGVGNSSNLYVWDKSVDMKAGMLRLVFGLGTRAVDRTVGDYARIVCLDNPLRMLAMNHDDQKKFSQHFVDVLSLEENAHKTCELDEIMSGDINTDKELFGTPDYQAANRLRELGYTDVKTPFILNFKKLLKDTGFPELMREMLALLSKVYDYPVDIEFTVNFTRDNQFKVNPLQCRPLQTKGLGKPVRMPELTDKKDCFFATRGNFMGGNVRLPVDFVVYVKAREYLELSEQEKYTVARQIGMINTKMKGKNAMLMGPGRWGTTTPSLGVPVHFSELCNMQVLCEVASNEAGFMPELSYGSHFFQDIVESGIFYVAIFEGQEGVVFNPDRILEKENILESVLPEGSRFSNVIHISQTTGMEIFSDIVTQKLICK
- a CDS encoding bacteriohemerythrin; this translates as MAFEWKDRYKLDIEEIDKQHRRLFDIGARVYDLAVLNDSYDHYDEITQLIVELLDYTEYHFTFEENLLEKYNYGELDKQKHEHEFYVRKIKSISSKDIDADQKQATLEIVDFLSEWISSHILFSDRKYAVYFKENGINV
- a CDS encoding bacteriohemerythrin — its product is MYFEWKDSYGVNIAEIDKQHKKLFEIGGKISDLVLAKDGYDHYDEIMVVLEELKEYTLKHFRYEEMLMEKYGFEGLDQHKIEHMFLVKKLERMKNEDIDANQEETLLNLINFVSDWIAGHILKTDMGYKEFFNAKGIK
- a CDS encoding putative bifunctional diguanylate cyclase/phosphodiesterase produces the protein MSPIKLLKTLAVAVSKTKNSKGTRFSLLFKKEEKAVNDFSPLYLSARLSILCTFLGFLWIAFSDKIISDIIQDKEIFAYVSIMKGWAYVIVSSVVLFLLVYRLLKRIKKSEEELMRSYEELTAAHEELESLYEEIAASEEELKQQYDQLIENEKKMHYLAYNDTLTGLPNKLSLLENASINSLCPKKNKAAIFFVDMDNFKYVNDTMGHAFGDKFIAKVGEKLSSLLNEECSIYRIGGDEFVIILKDIKSNDDAVSFAEYILNGFVDGLEVDGILMSTTLSIGIAIYPEHGESIIELLKCADIAMYRSKSQGKNGYVMYDKCMDKALNERIIIEKHLRSALAKSEFELYYQPQLDLKIKKIIGLEALLRWKSPELGLLSPMKFIGIAEDTRLIIPLGTWVLRTSCEFLKSLHQKGFENLSISVNISIQQLLQSDFVNIVRDVLETCDLKPEHLELEITETMLMESFERIRPKLCELKELGVGIALDDFGKGYSSLSYLSQLPITTLKIDKSFIVDIPTDDESKVLIGQIIALGRKLGMCVVAEGVETKEQLQYLVKNQCDKIQGYIFSKPLPENEIIKLL
- a CDS encoding EAL domain-containing protein, producing MRKISIDDSKFNYSITHWFQPIYCLKNLSIIGYEALLRDASKLHISPNQIFKEAEEKGCQSTLDLMSIKTALNNFRNESNLIFINIFPSTLLKGNFLYWWDTNIPEDMPVVLELLENEPVENWKELKKVTRGLRARGVKIAVDDMGAGYSFFQQWIELEPDYIKLDRYFASNLAVNPRKQRIVRFLVDLLVDSTKLIIEGVETEADLNAAELLGISYGQGYYLGKPSPKENLIL
- a CDS encoding ABC-2 transporter permease; this encodes MLYSLIVKDLLIQKRYVAFSLLYLLALIFAFQNMESVVFSAAATGVVYILLTTSCAYDEKNKTDIMINSLPIKRSQVVAAKYLAVYVFFLMATVGYVIFSNLLLLSGAPIKVYPMTLDSFMVGMVAISIMTGLNLPVFFKFGFAKSRIVGFLLFFCLFFGVSYIMKVFQEWERVALDGAITKFIWSQGDVVILLLKAVALLAFIALSYGLSVKFYKNREF
- a CDS encoding ABC transporter ATP-binding protein; the encoded protein is MEPILEIKGLRKSYGDFSIKGIDLVLEKGYIMGFIGPNGAGKSTTIKLIMNLLKKDGGEIKVFGKDNVKFEHEIKNRIGFVYDENYFYEELTISEMKWIIEPFYKTWDEKAYKKYIKKFELPEKKKIKELSKGMKMKLSLTIALSHNADLLIMDEPTSGLDPLVRSELLETLSEVIQDENKAVFFSTHITSDLDKIADYVTLIHNGEILFSESKDDILSNYGMVKGGKEILGKDASRDFVGVRQNRFGFEALTKDKNQIKRKYGDKILIEKPTLEEIMLYHTRREQNAV
- a CDS encoding GntR family transcriptional regulator, with the protein product MKIIISNSSDKPIYDQIVEQIKNLIINGELAEAEMLPSIRNLAKELQISVITTKRAYEELEREGYIVSVPGKGSFVSAQNKDLLKEARIRIIEEKLAEAVQAARTVGISMEELSEMLKILYEEG
- a CDS encoding AraC family transcriptional regulator translates to MICFNYFDITERMKAMPLIDNQKPKTYTFDMFRTPDSPVHAAHTVFRKSTTDFHSHKDFCEFFLVRKGSVIHHLNGKAHMLTSQSVAFIFAGDSHSIENESSSSIITNIAFPASFLEELLSLVGLDFKRNSNVVYQLENMDHHLWNTLVSKVNLFFLPGESFPYSSRCMLLYSLLSTLLLEFSELKPVSDLIPPWLVKACKDMRKPENFTQGLAAFVRLSGKSQEHLTRQFKRYYHETPTEYINNLRLQEAEALLLNSSESVADICYKVGFNNMSYFSYLFKKKNGVSPQNYRNRNADFFMRN